The sequence TGACTGAAATAGGGAAATGAAATTCAAGAAATGTGTTTCTGGCGATGAAGATGACTGAGGTATAAAATGAATAGGGAAACTCAGGATGTGGGTGGGGGTTAAGCTCCACCTTGAAAGCAAAGGGGTTGCTGGGCCAGAGAAATCTCTCCTTTTCCTGAAATGACTTCAGCTCTTCTTCTCAAGGTTATAATGGGTCAGTCTCTTCTAGCTAAAAACACTGGTGATTTTCCTTCCTTATGAAACTCCCTTTATATCCTCTTTTAGGCAGTTGCCTTCTGAGAACAGCAGCAATAAGGTTCACTCTTGCCACAATCTCCATTTCACTGTACTCAGCAAATATGAACAGGAAGGGACTTGGGCACCAGCAAAGATAAAAGGCTCCACAGTGAACAGCTCATATTTATATTAATAAGGTGAGTTCCTAAATGCAAGAAACAGGAAGAGCTCAAGAGACAGGGCAAAGAtcctttttcttgggttttaaatCTCCTCAGCCACATTTACAAAATGCTAATGAAAGGCTGAGGTTGTGCCAATGCATTTAGAAACAGGCATGACCACAACAGTTAAATGTGGATAGGTTTGCCTTGGAATAGCCAGCCTGAGGTTCAGTTCCTGAAGTACCAAatgttttttccctgaaatgtttgactggaaaagaatttttttcatgcttttatgcTAGCACTAACTGTTTGCACACATAACTAGCTTTGTAGCTTTCCCGGCAGGGTGCAAACAGGGGCAAATCTGTTGCCCACAGTCCTGCCCACCCAGCAAGACTAAATGCTGGTCAGACATAGGAGGAGACTGAGGTGCAGGCATTCCTCCTGCCTGCACACGGACACCATGATGCAGCCACAGAGCCACTGTGCAAAGTGGCCTCAGAGACCTCCATGGACACCCTTGTGGTATCCCACAGATGTTAGTAGAGAAACAAGGAGCAGCTATGCACGTCTTCCCACGGGACATTGGTTTCCCTCCTGTACACCATGTTCCCCATACTGTAGTGCTCTAGCCTGCAAGTTTGCCCTGTCTCTGTGGCAGCCCTTCAAGATGCAACCGTGCCAAGTCTGATGAAAAGGGAGCCTCTGTGGTTTTGGAAGACGGGTAACAAAACAAATCATAGTCGCATATGTACTATAATATCCACATTAGTGTTACCTTTTACACTCCCACTCCTTAGACTGCCTGTGAGAGCCCTGGACTGTGCAGCAGTTTTTGTTAGAGTGAATGTTAGACAATACCAGCAGACTGAAGAATTTTATATGTAACTTAGTCTCATTTTGATCCCTGAAGTAAGGCGAAAATCTTCAAACATGGCAATATGTAATGCAGATATCTCAACAGCAACTTTTCTGATTTCTAGCACATACCAGTGCTGCACACTGGGAGTTCTGGGGCAGCTTTAGGCAAAGCAGAAATGGAGATTTTGTTTCAGTGAACAAGCTCTGAATATGAACAAGCACAGCAGTTCTTCCCGGAGCTGTTCTGATAGTCAGTTccaatcatttttattttgttactgcaCTTCATACAACAAACATCCCCTGATTTCTCATACGGATGATCTCTTGCAACATCACAAAAACTgatgagcagcagctggggatttTGGGAAAGTAGGTAGGTATCGCTATGATGGCTCTTACTGAAATGATCAATTAGTAAATGTGACACTTAACTGGCCCTCATTATATTTCAGAATTAACATTCCATGAAAGTAAATGGGAGGCAGTTTTCACTTCTTGGTCTTAATATTTCAAATTGTCTTATGTTTCCAATCACTCTGGGTGAGGTCAACCTGACTGAGTAAATCCATAGCTACTCAAGATGTTATAGGAAAAAACAGACATTATCTTTAAAAGTGGCCTAACTAGTAGCAAACATATTTTTAGAGAGAAGAAAACTGATGGTGCTTACCTCCGACGCCATTACAGCGAGATGTCATTTCCCAAAGGACCAAAGCCATGGAGTACACATCTGTTTGTTTGAAGGACTCCACATTCTCCAGGTTCATCCTGGATTCCAGAACCTCAGGGGCCATGTACCTTGCTGTGCCAACCTACAGGAGAGGAGATCGGGGAGAGCTCAGGAGCTGCAACTGTAATTCATGTTTTGGATTGTGCTGTGATTTAACTTTAGCTTTCACAGAAACGATGCCATTTGACATGTATCCAAAAATTCAGGCCATACTTGGCACAGGTTGTATTTTCTGCTGCCAGGGGAGTCTGGCATTGTCCCGACTACCAACTTACTTGCACCTcccttggtaaaaaaaaaaccaaaaacaaaaacagaagccCTTTTTAGTTCCTTATGCAAATAATTTTGACATTAACAAGCTTTCTCACTCTTTGGCTGTTCACAGATAAACTCTGCCCTGTGCAGGCCtggcagaagaaagcaaatacgCAAATACTGAATGCAGAAGCACACATTTGAATTGAAACCAAAAATCGTCCCCTTTGTTTGAAAAGCCGTTCTCACAAACTTACTCACACTAAGCAATTTTCAGCAATGATTTTAGCAGCTTTGCTGAGATCTAGATTATGGCCTTGCATTACAGAAGGCAAAGTTTAAATGGCTGGTTTTATCACAAGAAAGGatttaaggaagaattttttgatCAGTCAACAGTTGCTCTCAACCGACAAACTCTTCACAGGGTAGGTATAAAAAATTTACCCCCCTTGAAAAACTGCAAACGCAGTAAGTCTTTGATCAGgcaaagacattttcaaattGGAGACTGGTTGATCACAGAGATGAACAAGCACAAGTGGGTGATGCAGTAGGACCTGTGATTCAAATGAGCTATTTGTAGACTGCACTACAGCAGTCACTCCAGAGCCCAGCAGCAAGCAGCAATGCAAAAGATCATTTCAGTTACTGGGTCTGCAATTACAGGCAGCCACATGGTAAATGTACAGTCCCTGAGAGAGCCCTACAACATCCATTTTACAAACTTCTCTAAACACGTCTTATCACCTCAGACTCAGGGCAAGTGGGAAGAAGTTCCACAAAAAGTGCAATACACCGTAAGAAGACAGCAGGAAAGATCAAGGACATAGCTTTGTCATAGGACCCTGCAACAGCAGAGAACTTCTACATCAAAAATATCCAAATGGTTGTAGGATCAACGTCTTTATAaagagaggacagaaaaaaacctgtgccATCAGTCCCAAAGTTAAATTCCCTATTATGTGGACTCTGTGATGAATTTAAGGCCAAGCACGTAAGCAACAGCCATATACTGAGTGGGTACTTGGGACAATCATGTCCCAACACCACTGAGTTGACTAGCATCTCCCTCCCCTACAGAACATGAACATATGGGAACCCTGCAGCAGAGGCTGTTCCTACCTCCCATCCGTTCCCCAACACACGACTTCTTCCCCAAGCAGAGCCCATCCAAAACTTCGGAAGAGTTACCTGTACACTATGGCCCACAGTCCCACATTCCCAAATCCTGCTGATTTTAACTAGAGTTAATGATGCCTAAATACAGACTCTTAACATTGTCAAGAAGTGCTGTTCTGCTCTGGCATTTCACACCCTATTTGCAGCAGTAAAAATTAATCTGCAGCTTTGCTGGACAATGGAGGATCGAACCCTATAACTAAAAAGTACAGtgggaaatacagagaaaatttaaaaagaatggTATCAAATCAATCCCATTTCCATCCTGCTTAGGATTTATCATGTGTTCCACTCTGCTTGTGTCCTTTTATCTGCATTTAGATTATTAGGTCTTTGGGCCAAAGATACTTTTCCCGTATCTTGCAGAACCaacgctgtttaatatcttcataagggATCTTGATGATGGGaccaagtgtaccctgatgaaggttgctgatgataccaaactgagtgggaaGTGGACACTTGAGAAGGGGGAGCCACCCTGGAATTCCCAGCAGGAATACCTGGATAGGCTgtaagagtgggctaacaagaaccttatgaagttcacaAGAACAAGGGTAAGGTCTTGCACCTTGCGAAAACACactccaggagtgcagcacaagCTGGGAGCTACCCGCCcgtggagcagctctgtggaaagggacctggttGACAACAAGCTCAGTATGAGTCAATGGTGTGCTGCTGCGGCAAAAAAAAGCTAACAGGATGCTgagttgcatcaacaagggcatcaccagcagagataaagaagtcattatcccactctactcagtgcttgtcaggccacacctggaattctgtgttcagttttggtccctgctatacaaaaaagatgtggagaggctggagagagtccagagaagggccacaaagatgatcaaaggattgggaagcctgccatataaGCAAAGTCTGAGAGAACTgcgtttgttcagccttgagaaaagaaggcttaggggagaccttatcaccatgttccagtatttaaagggtggctacaaagaagatggagattccctttttacaaggagacacatggaaaagatgagggctAATGGGTACAATTTAATCCTGAGGAGATTCCAATTGCACACAAGAGGAAcgtttttcacaatgagaacaatcagccattggtataatctccccagggaagtggagaattccccatcattggacacttttaagattcaactGGTCAGGCTGCTGGGCCATCTCGtttagactgtgcttttgccaagaaaggttggaccagatgatccttgaggtccctttcaacctggtattctatgattctaaacttaGGATGTTGGGGTATTTAAGTAGGTGGTGCTTCTGTGCCCTGAAGAATTAAGGTGGAGGTTGAAGTGGAGTCACTTCACACCATCGTCACGCTTGTCACAGAGAAGAATGACACTAGCTGGGTGACGCCCAAACAGATTCACTGGAGCTATATGAAATAAATCAGTGGGCCTCAACACCAGTGCCAAAGCACACTGACTCCAAAGCAGTAACATGCTCTGGGTAGCACTGTACTTTGTCATCAGTGTTGGTGTGGACTGTGAAAGTGGCACTGTCAATGCTGTCCTCCTACTTCCAAGTGTCTGTGAGCAATGCCAGAGAAATCAGCTTGAAACATGGGTTGCCTTTAAGCAACCAAAGCGTCTGTGGGGTTAAGTTTCAGAGTCCCTGCCTTACACTGCCAAATACTCTGTTTTTACTTTATTCCAAAAGGGATGAGTCTTACATCTGACAATATGGTACAACTTCACTGAACTCCAAAAAGGTCTGGCATGCTGGAGAGGAATTATATTTAAGTGTGAGTGgtgtttgtattattttaaatacagcttcCTTGGTTATCATTCACTCCTGGCGATGGTTAATAAACCCTCTCAAAATGAGCTCAAGACAGTTGCCTCTCACTGAGGAGACTTTCAAAGCCAGATCTGCATTAGATAAACAACAGCAAAGCTCCCATGAATTCAACAGAGCACTACTGACTGAAGAGCTGTCCCTGAAAATGTTCTAAACCAAAATATTAGTTCCACGTGAAGTAAAAGGTAGTGTAAATGGGCAGGCTTTGATGGGACccatgtataaaaatataaacataaaaatacatgcataaataTATGCATAACTAAATAATTAGGAATTAATTAACAAATGGTCTGATTTTATACTACAGAAGTTTTCACTAGAGGAGTCAATATTTAGAGatgtacttgaaaaaaaacatCTTCAAAGCATTCATAAACATTCTCCTGGCACACCTGAGAAGTAGATGAGTGTTATCCATGCTACTTAGCTGAAAAAGCACAAGGCAATTTTTTATTTGACATTCTTGTATTTACTTACATGTCTAGAATGTGATCTTAAACAAGGCTTATTTTGGTCTTTTAAAGCGATATCACTCTAGCTACCTGCTTACATCTCTTGAGGACTGAAGACTGACTTCACCTATGCTGGGGTACACCAGGAACGGGTCTACTCACACAAAACTGTAGCGCTGTCAGGCCTGAAAACTTTGTCACAACTTCACAACGTAAAGCACATTCTTAtcatatgtgcatgtgtgtgtgcattgcaGCAGCACCACAAACAATTGCTAAGAAGCTCATACACGCTTAGAATAAGTGTATAGAGAGGATGGTTGCATCATATACATAAGCAGCTCTCTAATCATAACACGTTCCTTGCACTGCTCTCACTGTTGCTTTAACGTTAAGTTTAAAGCCTCTTTGTTTGTAAACACTTTTGCATTAATTTTCAATGATTTAATGATATATGGCAGCAtaaggttttttcctcttttcactcCAGGAACTGACAAATCAACTGGtacaaccccccccacccccccgccccctccagccccactccCACCTTCAAACTTTTAACTTACCTGCCCACTGTTAGCCAGGTCATCCACAGACAGAGAAGGGTCCAGCCTCAGGGATAACCCAAAGTCACAAAGACAGCAGGTTAAATCATTTTTCACCAGGATGTTGGAACTTTTTAGGTCTCTGTGCACGATAGGTGTTTTGGGGCGACCACAGGGTGTGTGATCACTATGGAGATGGGCAATCCCTCGGGCCAAGGACCCACCCAGTTTCCAGAGATCCTCCCAGCTGATAATATGCCGTGTGAGATATTCCTGCAAGTTTCCTCTAGCGTGGAAGGCAGTGATCAACCAATACTGTTTACCAAGATCTGTCTTACGCTCCTCTGCTGTCAAGAATTGGAGAATGTTCTCGTGCTTGAGGtttacatctgaaaaaatgtctttctcaGTTTTCCAGGAGGCATATTCTTCATAGGGGAAAATCTTGACTGCCACAGTTTCATACTGCTCTGATGTGTTTTGCTTCAGTTTGGCTTTATACACTTCAGCAAACCTTCCTTTGCCAACAACAACGTCCAACTCAATGGGCAGCAATTCTGTGTTGTGGTTGATGTTGTTGGCACAGGTAGAGCTGATGTCTGAGCGGTCATCATCTAACATAATGGCACAAACATCACTGCAGTCCTTATGTTTCCTGGGCTTAACATTCTTCTCCCATGCCTTGTTGAGCTGCCTCTTCTTATGAGTGCGGTAGGCATAAAAGATAACGATCACAGCAACAGAAATCACCAGTAATGGGACAAGACTTATGATGGTGACTTTGGAAATTTCATCTTTCTCCTCTGGCTTATGAGGGTTATCTGTAAAGAACAGAAGGAAGGCATACATTAAATGATATCATAGCTTTATGTATACAAGAGTCTgtcaataattatattttttatccAGAGTGCTATACATGATGTCCTCCACtaacagtaaataataaaaaataccacAGCTTTCTTACCTCAAAATGTTGTTTTGTATGTAGGCCTCCACTTACCAGGACTTTCCTGTCTGCTCATTTTATAAAAAGCCAACACCGAATGAGCAAGAACCTAATATAATTTAatagttttcttcttctctgaggCTCTTAATAAATTATGGATGAAACCTTCATTTTCCTGAATGCAATAGCCAAAGTCTCCCGCATTTGCTTTGTTGATGTATTCTTGACAGATCTGCCCCTTTAACCAGTAACTACTAGAacacattaatttttctaagaacTGGATTGATAAATAAATAGACAATGCAGCATGTGAATTCCCACTTGCCCAGTTATCATTTCAGTTCTGGTATATTTCAGTGGGGTGCATGTAAAGACATGTTCAGGAAGCCTGTCCGCACACAACTACCCCAAGCTAATATTCAGGCACAATATGTATACCTGCATAtacatctgaaaaacaaacctAATTCTCATACTTTGATGAATGTGAGAGTGCTGCTAGAACAAATTAAAACACCTGCATATACATAGATGTTTCAATCCTGCAGGCACAATCAGGCATGTATGACACTTCTGAGAATTGTCACCCCTCATGTACTTTTTGCATGGATTTATGTGACTGAAAACATCCTCTGTGTGTCACACGCCTTGTAAAGCAGTTGACGGTTCACTCCAAACTGGTGCAGTCCACACACTAACATATTCTTAGATGGAACACATAGGGATAGGgaacagaaacacagcagagacaTACTCTAGAACTGGGAGATGTTCTGGGAATGTTACAGAACATTATTCTAGAGGCAAGAGCTGCCCTATCACCTTTAGATGTGACCCTTCTAGTTCAGTTTGGGATATTTTTTATGGAAGGTAAACAGTTTAAAAGAGAAcagttttattctgaaaacagaTTAAAGAAGGAAGGTCAGAGTTTATCTGAACCTGATTTGATTGGACACATGGGAATGTACTTTCCCAGACCAGTTCTTCCTTTGAGTCAGAGAAAATGTACTATATTATCTTTCCACGGGGGAGGGGACTGATTGGGAGAAACCCTGGGAGTATAACCTGAATGGACTAAAACAACTGATGCTGCAAACAGAGTTAAGTAATCGGCTTGTGTTGGCAGCGTGATGCTCTGGCGGATGATTACAGCAATGTCCCTGACCCAGGTTCTGTGTATCAGGCCAAATAAgtcagtaagaaaaagaaaagtttaataaGCTCCGAAGGGAAGTTGCCACTTACTACCTTAGCCACAAACCTGTTTCCCCTACTCTGTGCCGCTCAAAATGAAGGTGAGCAATGCCgaaaggggtgggggaaaagggtTTACAATTGGAACAAGCAGTACCTCTGACACTCCAATTTCACATATAATCACATTTCCATTAGAAACACAGCTAGCTGACAGGCAACAGGAACCATCAGCTATTCAAAGGCAGGTGACAGGACATCTGAAgagtacatttttctttatttggaagAAGGCCTGAATGCTGAACCAGGATGTGCTTCCTCTCTTTGAAAGGTTCATCAACCAGATGCAAAGCAAGTAATTCAATCCTAACCTCTCTCATAGGGTTTCAAGGAAGAGGAAGTGCCTTTCTGGTGCTGACATTCCTGGCTAGCACAGGTCAGTGGTATTCACTAGCAGCACCTACAAAGAATGTATTTCCTTCATTTATGCAAAAGAACCTTTTAAACCAATCCCTTCTTCCACACTTATGCAAACCACACATCCTTATTTTCAAATGATTTCCCTTGGCAACAAAATGTTAGtaaattttaaacttttaaaattttaaattaaagaagtAAAAGTCCATCACAGATTACAGGCACCCCTTCTGCTTCTCAGCAtgttgaagagggaaaaaaaatatccaggttTTTTATGGCCTTTGCTGGAGGATTATATTTAGAAAGTCCAATGTCACTGTCCGCAAAGAGATTTGCATTGCTTATTCCCATGTGCATTTTTTGCTCTTAGAAAATCTGCTTTATAAAGAACTTGGGGAACACCCCAGTGGAAGAGAACTGATTACATTGCGGGACAGCTGTTTCAGAGTTTTGGCTAGAAGCCCGCCACAACTGCATGAATGCAACTGTGATCTGTAACAATCAGGTAACATAGTTTTGATGAACGTTTGGGGTTCTGTTTCAATTGTATTTCTTCACCACAGGGAAGCATGCTTGAAGTTTGGACTCTGCTCTTGGAACTGAGTAAAATGTCATCTATATCACATGGTATACTTTTTAACAAAGATGAACATGCCTCATTAGGGCCCTTTAAGCCCTTTTTCTTTGCTACAAAGCTGCAATATATAGCccaaatatttgaaatacaaatgtcTTTCTAAATGGCGGACAAAACCCCCAAGCTCTATTAGCTCTCTTTCAAATTTCTCCCCGTGAGTACAAGCAGTTGGAGGTTCCTGGGGGCATGTTCAGCTCTAACAAAGAAGAAACTCACCCAAAGCCTCCACTCCTTGACTGTTATGGCTCCCTATCAAAGGGTCTCCAATCATTCCTATAATGCCCTAGAGCAGGCTTTATTATTTTGGCCCGAGAAGTCTCCAGCAGACTTCATGGCCCCTTTGGCTCTTCCTCTTTTTGCACAAGAGAAAGCTCTGCTTGGGGTGCAGGGAGATTTCTGGGTGGAAGGGAGAAACTGTTGATGTTGCAAATGTCACttgaaaaagaatgaatttttttttaaaatcaaagcagaagctaagcagtttgGCCACTTCCCCTGAGCACTCTATCATCCTGCACCCCTGCTGCAAAGTGACACATCCTCTTGGCACTGTCCCTTGGAGGAAGTAGGGAGGCGGGGGTGAAAAGCATACGGCTGCACATCCCCACCTAAAGCAGCAGGGACAAAGGGTGtactcattttcagtttttaagacgCTATATAAGTCCCACTCAAGGCTTGGGAAGTGCAAGAATGAGTGCCCAACGGGGAGAACAGTGTCAAGACTGAGAAGGCTGAACCCTGAGTTTAGGAGGGGACTGTGCTGCTTGCCATGAGGATTaaaggggacagcagcagcaaagagctgaTGGCACCGAAGGCTGGTCACAGCAAGGCACTTCCAGACCTGCCTCTGATTTTGACTGCTGATATGAGCAAAACAAAATCGGCCCCTGCAGCACAAGCTAAGGTTGGGGTATTTCTCAGTTGAATCTATGTACAAAGTCAGGGCAGGATGAAAATTCAGAGCATATCTGTATGTTTGCATAATGGCTAGCCAGCATTCTCTGGCTTGACGACAGGAATCTAAGAATAAATATGTTCATTTGCTTATAAATAAATACCTATGACTCAAACCCCAGCATTTCAAAAATGGGAGTGCAGCTTCCTCTTTCTAAACGCCGCAATGATCAAAACCTGGCTGCACTGGCAGGCAAGGAAACAGTTAAGTAAATCAGCCTTTCAGGTTTTGCAAACAGGCTCCTAAATAACTTTCCCCACCCAGAACTATTATTTAGGCAGGATCAGTGCTTTCTTAAGCTTCAAAAAAGCC comes from Numenius arquata chromosome 7, bNumArq3.hap1.1, whole genome shotgun sequence and encodes:
- the TGFBR2 gene encoding TGF-beta receptor type-2, whose product is MTPRLPRSLRRLLLRLSLWVLMGSSVPALLRAEIMSPVDRNKESGLQMPNLCKFCDIKVTTCSNQRLCKSNCNITAICENNSEVCVAIWRQNDENVTLETICHDPQTALYGHMLDDSSSEQCVMREKKDDGGLMFMCSCTGEECNDMLIFLSDNPHKPEEKDEISKVTIISLVPLLVISVAVIVIFYAYRTHKKRQLNKAWEKNVKPRKHKDCSDVCAIMLDDDRSDISSTCANNINHNTELLPIELDVVVGKGRFAEVYKAKLKQNTSEQYETVAVKIFPYEEYASWKTEKDIFSDVNLKHENILQFLTAEERKTDLGKQYWLITAFHARGNLQEYLTRHIISWEDLWKLGGSLARGIAHLHSDHTPCGRPKTPIVHRDLKSSNILVKNDLTCCLCDFGLSLRLDPSLSVDDLANSGQVGTARYMAPEVLESRMNLENVESFKQTDVYSMALVLWEMTSRCNGVGEVKEYEPPFGSKVREHPCVESMKDNVLRDRGRPEIPSSWLNHQGIQMVCETLIECWDHDPEARLTAQCVAERFSEFKHHDKLSGRSCSEEKIPEDGSVTTAK